In Palaemon carinicauda isolate YSFRI2023 chromosome 14, ASM3689809v2, whole genome shotgun sequence, the following proteins share a genomic window:
- the LOC137653332 gene encoding larval cuticle protein A2B-like, with product MYTKVAVLVMLVGLALSAPSDSYGPPAHQQTYKEEPKPYQYNYAVQDEYAGTDFAQTEESDGQNVKGSYTVQLPDGRKQTVTYVASPYGGYQAEVSYYGEPQYPHEYGPPVTFKPQSYHHEPAYKPAPSYQPAPSYTPEPSYH from the exons ATGTACACGAAG GTTGCTGTTCTGGTTATGCTGGTGGGTCTGGCTTTGTCTGCTCCTTCCGACAGTTATGGACCTCCTGCACACCAGCAGACATACAAAGAG GAACCAAAGCCGTACCAATACAACTACGCAGTTCAGGACGAGTATGCTGGCACAGACTTCGCCCAGACTGAGGAATCCGACGGACAGAACGTAAAAGGATCTTACACTGTTCAACTCCCCGATGGACGCAAGCAGACT GTGACCTACGTTGCCAGTCCCTACGGAGGATATCAAGCTGAGGTCTCCTATTACGGAGAGCCCCAGTACCCTCACGAATACGGCCCTCCAGTCACCTTCAAGCCCCAGTCCTACCACCACGAGCCTGCATACAAGCCTGCACCATCCTACCAACCTGCACCTTCCTACACTCCCGAGCCTTCCTACCACTAG
- the LOC137653333 gene encoding larval cuticle protein A2B-like, translating into MLVGLALSAPSDSYGPPAHQQTYKEEPKPYQYNYAVQDEYAGTDFAQTEESDGQNVKGSYTVQLPDGRKQTVTYVASPYGGYQAEVSYYGEPQYPHEYGPPVTFKPQSYHHEPAYKPAPSYQPAPSYTPEPSYH; encoded by the exons ATGCTGGTGGGTCTGGCTTTGTCTGCTCCTTCCGACAGTTATGGACCTCCTGCACACCAGCAGACATACAAAGAG GAACCAAAGCCGTACCAGTACAACTACGCCGTTCAAGACGAGTATGCTGGCACAGACTTCGCCCAGACCGAGGAATCCGACGGACAAAACGTAAAAGGATCTTACACTGTTCAACTCCCCGACGGACGCAAGCAGACT GTGACCTACGTTGCCAGTCCCTACGGAGGATATCAAGCTGAGGTCTCCTATTACGGAGAGCCCCAGTACCCTCACGAATACGGCCCTCCAGTCACCTTCAAGCCCCAGTCCTACCACCACGAGCCTGCATACAAGCCTGCACCATCCTACCAACCTGCACCTTCCTACACTCCCGAGCCTTCCTACCACTAG